In Verrucomicrobiia bacterium, one genomic interval encodes:
- a CDS encoding MarC family protein → MSLLEYALLALSSLFVIIDPIATVPAFLAMTPRDSPEDRTRMARLACQVAAVLLLIFAVGGPWVFRFLGISIPALQMAGSVILMLIALDMLRAERSRAQETVEEVEAGAAKDDIAVTPLAVPMLAGPGAISTVILLHAKADSLAKHAALFGSILLVCAASYLVFALSARGARWLSPIVLRITTRVMGLLLAAIAMQFLLNALRELKVVAP, encoded by the coding sequence GTGTCGCTGTTGGAATACGCGCTGCTCGCGCTGAGCTCGTTGTTCGTGATCATTGATCCGATCGCGACCGTTCCGGCCTTTCTGGCGATGACGCCCCGCGACTCCCCGGAAGACCGCACGCGAATGGCCCGGCTGGCGTGCCAGGTTGCGGCGGTCCTGCTGCTGATCTTTGCCGTCGGGGGTCCGTGGGTGTTCCGGTTTCTCGGGATCAGCATTCCCGCCCTGCAAATGGCGGGCAGCGTCATCCTGATGTTGATCGCCCTCGACATGCTGCGCGCGGAGCGCTCACGCGCACAGGAAACCGTGGAGGAGGTCGAGGCGGGCGCCGCCAAGGACGACATCGCCGTGACCCCGCTTGCCGTACCGATGCTTGCCGGCCCGGGCGCAATCTCGACGGTGATCCTCCTGCACGCCAAGGCCGATTCCCTGGCCAAGCATGCCGCGCTGTTCGGGAGCATCCTGCTCGTCTGCGCCGCGAGCTACCTGGTGTTTGCCTTGTCCGCGCGGGGCGCCCGCTGGTTGAGCCCGATCGTTCTTCGCATCACCACCCGCGTCATGGGCCTGCTCCTCGCGGCCATTGCCATGCAGTTCCTGCTCAACGCGCTCCGCGAACTCAAGGTGGTTGCCCCCTGA
- a CDS encoding ATP-binding protein, with amino-acid sequence MRWFSSHEPSADHEAGPQTLPQFPHGDAPFDNPIFVVGRNGSGKSNLAGAFGFVSEAMSSPLQAFFDRRGGIASVRNRSSVRSAPPNLGIAFEFGPINGIEGGRYAFEEKALPNDGYRIVHEQCLVRNARGCRITDADLRIVSWQGGASHLLPLSKTSREAMRQHLMGAGELLRSNALHADDLFIGHGDLRDGDLVEALE; translated from the coding sequence TTGCGATGGTTCTCGTCGCATGAGCCGTCTGCCGATCACGAGGCTGGTCCTCAAACGCTTCCGCAGTTTCCCCACGGCGACGCTCCCTTTGACAATCCGATCTTCGTGGTCGGACGCAACGGTTCCGGAAAAAGCAACCTCGCCGGCGCCTTTGGCTTTGTCTCCGAGGCGATGTCGTCTCCTTTGCAGGCGTTCTTTGACCGGCGGGGCGGCATTGCCTCCGTCCGAAATCGAAGTTCGGTGAGAAGTGCGCCACCGAACCTCGGCATCGCTTTCGAGTTCGGTCCCATCAACGGGATCGAGGGCGGGCGCTATGCCTTCGAGGAGAAGGCGCTCCCCAACGACGGCTATCGGATTGTTCACGAACAGTGTCTCGTACGAAACGCGCGAGGTTGTCGCATTACCGATGCCGACCTCAGGATTGTTTCCTGGCAGGGCGGCGCATCCCATCTGCTGCCGCTCTCGAAGACCAGCAGGGAGGCCATGCGCCAGCATCTCATGGGCGCGGGCGAATTGCTCCGATCCAATGCACTTCATGCCGACGACTTGTTCATCGGGCACGGGGATCTCCGCGATGGCGACCTCGTTGAGGCCCTCGAATGA